The Oncorhynchus mykiss isolate Arlee chromosome 8, USDA_OmykA_1.1, whole genome shotgun sequence genome includes the window AGAGCATTAGATTTACATGTTATCTATATAGACGGCTGAAATATGATATTGCCCTTTGTCATGAGATATCACATTTCCCCCATGCTAGAACCAACTCTGAATGAAATACTCGAATCAGTTAGCTACAACACTCCCTGAAATATTATTTTCTGTTATTGAGTTATGGTTAACAAAAATAACCCTTTCAGTTACCAGTATTCCAGTTTCCTGATGTGAAAACCGTGTAATACAGACAAAAAATAAACGTGTaatgtaattttttttacatCTAAAAACAGCCATATACATACCCGTTGCAGGCAGTCTCTCATACAGTACCATATAAGTACATCTGGAAGTACTGAGAACATCAGTGCAATGTCTATGAGGTTCAGCTGAAAAAGTAGCTGCCTTACGACAAGCCTGACTGTGGTCCCACCCTAGCTTGCAATGAAGCAGTTTGACATATTTAACAGTTAGTCTGAACTGCCATGAGTATTTGGACACGTGACACGATGGATCTTTAAACATACATAGATATCCTATTTATCTTCAGTTTGTCTTCCCGTAAAAAGCATAAAACATTCtaacaaatgtccttgtttttgaaagaaaagctcattttttgtccattaaaacaacatcaaattggtcagaaatagtgtagacattgttaatgttgtaaatgactattgtaactcgaaaatggcagatttttttacgGAATATCTACATAGCCATACCGACGCCCATTATCAGcacccatcactcctgtgttccaatggcacgttgtgttagctaatccaagtttatcattttaaaaggctaattgatcattagaaaaccattttgcaattacgttagcacaactgaaaactgttgtgctaattaaagaagcaataaaactggccttctttagactagttgagtatctggaacatccgcatttgtgggttcgattacaggctcaaaatggccagaaacaaagaactttcttctgaaattcgtcagtctattcttgttctgagaaatgaaagctattccatgtaagaaatagccaagaaactgaagatctcgtacaaagctgtgtactacaGAAAGCAAACCTTCACAGAAAGCAAACTTgctctaaacagaatagaaagagtgggtgCACAACTGAAAGCAAACTGTCCTTTCACTTCGTGTCCGTACACACTCCATTTCGTTcctaagaccacacacacacacacaccagtagaaGATCCCATCTGCGCCATGAGGACTAACCACAAACACACCACTCTAGTACGCATCTGGAAAGTGACATGCCGCCACGTCCTCTTGACATACAGTGTGGCTCCTGGATGTGTGTGATGTTGCGGTGTACACTGGCTTGTGTGTGTAGatcctggatgtgtgtgtgtgtcccgggAGCGTCCCTTTGTCGGGTCCCATTCTCTCAAAGAGCCTGCTCGGTGCTGGAGGCAGACATGTCCAGTAGGCTCCAGGCCGCGTCGGGGTTGAGCTCCTCCTGGTCCCGACACAGAGCCCACACGTACATCATCCTCAACACCTTCtcctgggggaggggagagagaggaaacagggtTAGGAGTGAAGGAAAGGTGGGAGCAACAAGACTTATCACCAGCAGTCGAGGAAAAAGGGCAACGGTTAGAAGAACGGGACAGAAGAAACAGAGTTAGGAACAGGGTTAGGGAAGTAGAACAAAAGATACCATCGTAGGCAGGAGAGACACAGGTTTAGGGGCAAAGTGACCCAGAATAAAATCTGCCAGGATAGAGAGAACCCTTTTAGGAGGCAACTCACCGGATCTCCTTCCACCAGGTCTCCCTTGGGACTACGAATCACCATGACCACCTGGGCCTGGAAGGTGATGATCAACACGGGGCCTTGATCCATGAGCTTCCCCATCGCCaactgagagacagagatgaaagagtaactgaatgaatgaataaatgaataaatataaAAAGGACTAAATCAGCATGCTTCCAAAACGTTGGTGACGTGTACAGGACATTGCCCGGTTGGGCCTGAGCGACACAGTCATGTACTTACATCTACGTTGTCAATATCTAGGACCTTGGACTGGAACATTAGACCCAGGGCCCTGGCCTGCTGGATGGGGTGGGCCAGCTGACTGTATGtctgaggacggagagagaggagggttaaaACACATTCACAAGACATCAACCacacagggtagcctagttgttaaagtgttggactagtaaccgaaaggttgcaagatcgaatccccaagctgacaaggtaaaaatctgtcgttctgcccctgaacaaggcagtagaCCCAgggcccactgttcctaggccgtcattgaaaataagaatttgttcttaactgacttgcctagttaaataaaggtaaaataaaaacacatctgAAGGAAGAATTCTATTTGGAACAAGAACTTTTGAGAGGTTCCTTTCATTTGAAAAGTACGTGGCCTGCTAAGAAAAACGAACACAAAATATCTCAAACGGAAGAACACAAAGTGAACCCTTTTGTTCAGACATCAATACAAGTGGAAAGGGTGAAAGGAAAAGAAAGCATGCTGTCTGTATGAAAGTACTCACGGCTTCATAGCACCAGTCTTTCAGCATCTCGAGCTCCCCGCGGATCATAGCCTGCAGAAGACAGAAGGACAAAGGTGGGTTCAAGGACATTAGTACGGAGAGAAAATAAAAGTATGAAATGTAGGTCGCTCTGGATGAATGTAAATGTAGTTAATTTACATAGATATTTAGCATGCAATATCTATATGTTTGAAACATCTATTCAACTCTAGTGGCCTATAGATTGCACCAGTGTTACACATCTCAAAAGTACATGTATTATTACAATTTAAAATAGCAAAATATTGATCAACAAAAATGCTTAAAAAGTGTTAAAGTGTTCGGACCCCTTACCTCTAGGATGTTGGGGATGATGTCCTTCTCACACTGTTTGAGAAAGGAGTCCTTGTCGAAGCTGGGATCTGCCTTTAAGATCTCCGTCAGCACCTGAGACATCTCCGTGGTAGAGAAGAGACCACCTGCCAACCAAATAAACAAGGATTTAATGGCAAAATAGTGGAAACTTACGTAGTCCTGCCATCTATCAGAACTTACGAAAGAAAATAGGGTAGTCACCTAGTGGCCACGGACATAACAGACAATATAACAGAGAAATTATTGAATGCACCCCCTAAACCCCTGACTGATATGATTATTcaacagacagattttttttataaggagaggttgtttacctagTAGATCGGTGACTCTGTCGGTCACGGCTCGAGATGCTCTGACAAGGGCGTTGTCACTCTCGTCATACTTCATTTTCATCTCAAAGAaccctgaggagagaggagaagcaaCATAAGAAATACTGAACTGAAATTATCCCAAAGACTTCCAAGACTCTGGGACCATCCACAGATAATCGAATAAGATACAATGTCATAGAAAATGTTTCTGATCAGGAAAAATCCCATTTCTGATAGGCTTGACATTGAGGTATACCTTGCCAACGAATATAGTGCCACCTGCTGACAGGCCAGTGAAGTGCACTCAACCATAAGATGTGACCTATGATTACATCACTCATGTCTGATGAAATACAATAACATTGTCTTACTGTTGAAaaccatgttgttgtctttaaAGTCCTTCCACTGTGTGTACCACTTAGAATCCTTGTGCAGCACAACACCCATGTCCTCTCTATAAATCAACATAGACTGGTTACATCAATAGGTTGTATTTCCTAATAATTTCAAGCACGGCTGAATGGACACCCATTGCATTGTCAGTGAATGGGAAAACGTATCTGTTAAAAGTATGTCATGGCTATGAACAAGGGACATACTCGTTGGCCTCAAACACTCGGTTGTCGCTCTCCCCTCCCTTGGAGGAGAATTCCCTCCTCTTCCTGAGTTGAGAAGGAGCCCTGTAAGTACCATCGTCCACCACATCAATCTCTCTCTTCACTGACTCCATCCCCTGTACACACAAAGAGGGGAACAGATGAGGTCAGTTAAATGATGCCATAGAATCCATGACATTTGACACCATTTTCAGCCTCGAGTTGATGCTTCAATGTCCCTCAACGGCTGGTATTTAAccaaaacaattggtaacacctTCTACATAATGATCAGTAATAACCATGTAACCAAGCCAATTCTTAAGCAGGAGCTGGGTTAAAAGCAGACCAAGAACTAAAAAGAATAAAGCGTTAACACATTTCCTTCGATGGAGAGGTGGGTTGCTTGTTTAAATGTCAGTCTCTGACCTGTGAGATGGCCCTGAAGGCGCTGGTCACTCCCAGCTTCTCTCCCCCCTTGGACACAGACTCAACTGAGTGCCTGGCAGTCTTGGCtgcctcctccaccccctccttgaTTTTCTTCCCCAGGTCTGTACGGGTCACCTCCTCAAGGCCctggacaaacagacagacatagacagaatGACTTCAGAGTTCAGGCATTATCATGGATGTGAGAAAGACTGTGGTGAGCTACTTTAAAACATTAATTGTTACAGGACAGTACTGTTTTACTGTAGCACCGCAAATTTTCGGCCAACCTTAACTTGACGATACTATCTTCGTTCTCGATTTGGTCAAACATGTTTCTTATAAAATGTCTGTGTCCAGTTGCAGGTGGTTCgttttgaatttagaaaatgtGCCAAAGCAATCCAACAATGTCCATTTCAAATCTTCTCTCATCGATTGAGACTGGTGGGTTCACCCCAAAGTGCCGCAAGTCACGAAGACACTCACCTGTCTCGATCAATGAGAGAAGATTTGAAACAGGCAAGAtgagcattttctaaattcaaaatGAACCACCTGCAACTTGGACACGGACATTTCAGAAGATAGGTTAGGCCGAATCGAGAACGAAGATAGTATCGCCAAGTTAAAGTTGGTCGTAAAATATCTGCGCTAAGCCAAACAGTACCTATCCTCTAACTAACAGGTAATGGAAAATCACATTAGCCTGTGTAGCCCGCTACTATAAACAGTACGTTATAATTGTATTTCTGGGTTGGCACTAAGATAGAAGTTCAACTGATAAACTGTAAACACATGCAATTATATTAAGGAATATACAAATATAGATAAACCCCATTGATAGGATATAAAGGACTTGAAACGCTTGCACTTTGGCCTAATACTAACTTCTGATGTCAATAACTTTTCTTCTAGAAATCATTTGTAAGAGTGTGAAAATGACTCACCTCCTTCACAGTTTCAGACAGAGTCCCAAAGGTCTTCTTGAACACCTCAGAGGTCTTAACGGTTTCAGACTCAATGGTTTTCTGGAGGAAATAAAGAAATGAGCTTGATGAGTGTCCTTGATCACAAGTATGTGTGTGCCCAGCACTGACACAACCTTTTGAACTTATTGTCAAGACCTTCGATAGTTGAAGATTAGTGATGGGCTGGCGAAAAAAAAGTCTGCACAACCAAGGTTGGTACCATTGCCTTAAAGAGAGACAATACATTCCAAAATAACAATTTAAGCTTACAAATTTCCTCCGAGCCTGTTGCAGGGCATCCGACTCCTCTAGCCTCTTGGCCTCCTCTCTGAACTTCTTGATGTTCTCCTTCATCTCCTTGTCCTTACCAAACTCCTGCCTCAGGTTCTCCACAAACTCCCCGAAAAAGCCTTTACGACTAGGTCGTTCTGACGCATACCGCACCTGGGAGAAAGAGGGCACAATTATGAGTGAATGACAGATACAATGTTAAGAGTTTGTGTGttagctaacgctagttagctacCTCCAGATCTATCATTATTTGAAGGCCAATGGTGATACTGCTTTGGTCTTTACCTGCACAGGGACAGCCGGAGACCCACATATCCTGTAGGCATCTCCTCTATTGAATGAGGAGACGACAGCACGGGATGACAGGAGTAGAAGACGTCTTCCGACCAGCTAAAGAGAACAACAACATaggccagggatgggcaactttgatgggggccacaaaaaatctgaaTTCATCATGAGGAGCCGGGATCTGCGTACCCAGCGGGtctgcatacccacatccatacacacCTCCTTGCGAGCAAAACATTAGTGGCCCCGCTCTTgacagcagagagaacatttctacattttagaGCTAATTTCAAGCATTTCTACACATCTTGCCATGaggtgtagagaaaatgttgcagttttaaaataAAGTTTGTAGCAATtgtacacatttttccatggggaggagagaagattttgaaatgttataactaatttcctgcaattcagcTCATTCTGccatggggaggagaggaaaatgTGCTATTTTACAGTTAATTTCATGccattctatacattttgccatagggtggagagaaatgtttgcatcTTTTCTTAAATATTATATCTGAGAGATTTACTACCAAAATCAGTGGGGCCCCTGGGTAATTCGACCAtaagtttagatagctgactGCAAAACTAATTTagcaacctaaaaaaaaaaaacttctcaACAGCAAATTGAGACCCAGTCTGATTTCCCCAAAATAATCCCTGATGTAGGCTATAACAAAATATCCCTATTGACCCTATTACAAAATATCCCTACTGACGCTATGACAAGACATTCCTACTGACGCAATGACAAGACATTCCTACTGACGCTATGACAAGACATTCCTACTGACGCTATGACAGGACATTCCTACTGACGCTATGACAGGACGTTCATACTGACTTGCTTGATAGATGTGATTTCTGCTCTTCACTCCGTTGTCAGTTTAGCTTACATTTCTTTGATTTTAGTAGCACAAAGCATTTTTGTAgttttcggtttggctatttgtttcaagtgtatgtggcggttctagcttgtatggggCGAACCACCCCTTCAGCCCTGCCCCCGGCAAGATGCCGCCCGTACCTAAATCCGCTACTGATTTGTATTCGTCTATAAATATTTATCTTTGCCAAAATTGGCCGGGGTaatttaggccgtcattgtaaataataatttgttcttaactgacttgcctggttaaataaataaaaaaaaaacattgcaatGAAAGCTATTACAAAACATGCTCTAACTGTCCTGGCTATGGTGAGCTATTATTTACAGACGTGTTTGATGTACGAATTATTTCCGACAAGCAGACGAACTGACCAGTTATGTACAATATTAATAGGCTATGGAGAACGCTTGAAATGTTTAGCGTTCTCGCTAGCTAGCATATGTTCACGAACGAACACCGACTGGCCCATTCATCTATTCATAACTGTCTTCAGATGATAACGTTTTCACGAAATAACGTAAAATGAGTGTTCCTTTTAAACGTTAAATATAGAGCCCTAAAACAATTTCGTCAACATCCACTCTTCAGCAGTGCAAGCCAGGGGGAGAAATGTGAAAACGAATGTGCATAATCTCACCTCATAGCACCGACACACGGAGGCTGCCATCTTGAGTGATGGCGCACGTGACGTGACCACGTGTAACTCCGCTGAGGGTTTCACTAGTTTACCAaaaccacaaagtcaaaattggttGTATCATAAATATTTATGAAAAC containing:
- the LOC110530141 gene encoding mitochondrial import inner membrane translocase subunit TIM44 isoform X1: MAASVCRCYELVGRRLLLLSSRAVVSSFNRGDAYRICGSPAVPVQVRYASERPSRKGFFGEFVENLRQEFGKDKEMKENIKKFREEAKRLEESDALQQARRKFKTIESETVKTSEVFKKTFGTLSETVKEGLEEVTRTDLGKKIKEGVEEAAKTARHSVESVSKGGEKLGVTSAFRAISQGMESVKREIDVVDDGTYRAPSQLRKRREFSSKGGESDNRVFEANEEDMGVVLHKDSKWYTQWKDFKDNNMVFNRFFEMKMKYDESDNALVRASRAVTDRVTDLLGGLFSTTEMSQVLTEILKADPSFDKDSFLKQCEKDIIPNILEAMIRGELEMLKDWCYEATYSQLAHPIQQARALGLMFQSKVLDIDNVDLAMGKLMDQGPVLIITFQAQVVMVIRSPKGDLVEGDPEKVLRMMYVWALCRDQEELNPDAAWSLLDMSASSTEQAL
- the LOC110530141 gene encoding mitochondrial import inner membrane translocase subunit TIM44 isoform X3; this translates as MKENIKKFREEAKRLEESDALQQARRKFKTIESETVKTSEVFKKTFGTLSETVKEGLEEVTRTDLGKKIKEGVEEAAKTARHSVESVSKGGEKLGVTSAFRAISQGMESVKREIDVVDDGTYRAPSQLRKRREFSSKGGESDNRVFEANEEDMGVVLHKDSKWYTQWKDFKDNNMVFNRFFEMKMKYDESDNALVRASRAVTDRVTDLLGGLFSTTEMSQVLTEILKADPSFDKDSFLKQCEKDIIPNILEAMIRGELEMLKDWCYEATYSQLAHPIQQARALGLMFQSKVLDIDNVDLAMGKLMDQGPVLIITFQAQVVMVIRSPKGDLVEGDPEKVLRMMYVWALCRDQEELNPDAAWSLLDMSASSTEQAL
- the LOC110530141 gene encoding mitochondrial import inner membrane translocase subunit TIM44 isoform X2, yielding MAASVCRCYELVGRRLLLLSSRAVVSSFNRGDAYRICGSPAVPVQVRYASERPSRKGFFGEFVENLRQEFGKDKEMKENIKKFREEAKRLEESDALQQARRKFKTIESETVKTSEVFKKTFGTLSETVKEGLEEVTRTDLGKKIKEGVEEAAKTARHSVESVSKGGEKLGVTSAFRAISQGMESVKREIDVVDDGTYRAPSQLRKRREFSSKGGESDNRVFEANEEDMGVVLHKDSKWYTQWKDFKDNNMVFNRFFEMKMKYDESDNALVRASRAVTDRVTDLLGGLFSTTEMSQVLTEILKADPSFDKDSFLKQCEKDIIPNILEAMIRGELEMLKDWCYEATYSQLAHPIQQARALGLMFQSKVLDIDNVDLLFHLCLSVGDGEAHGSRPRVDHHLPGPGGHGDS